A DNA window from Streptomyces bacillaris contains the following coding sequences:
- the bldC gene encoding developmental transcriptional regulator BldC — MTARTPDAEPLLTPAEVATMFRVDPKTVTRWAKAGKLTSIRTLGGHRRYREAEVRALLAGIPQQRSEA, encoded by the coding sequence ATGACCGCTCGCACCCCTGATGCCGAGCCGCTGCTGACCCCGGCTGAGGTTGCCACGATGTTCCGCGTGGACCCGAAGACGGTCACCCGTTGGGCCAAGGCTGGCAAGCTCACGTCCATCCGCACGCTCGGTGGACACCGCCGGTACCGCGAGGCAGAGGTCCGCGCACTGCTTGCGGGTATTCCGCAGCAGCGCAGCGAGGCCTGA